In the genome of Xanthocytophaga agilis, one region contains:
- a CDS encoding exonuclease domain-containing protein: MHHILYAIVDIETTGGQPDRDRITEIAIVLHNGKEIVERYETLVNPGRSIPYEITQLTGISNEMVRDAPPFYEVARKIVELTEGAVFVAHNVRFDYSFIKSAFKDLGYNYQRKTLCTVRMSRKSFPGLPSYSLGKLCQSLGVTIENRHRAMGDAEATAEVFGMIMNQHQITATTSADVEDWLSLEVKSQTLPPRITREQVLALPEDTGVYYFHDEHGKVMYVGKSINIRKRIIQHFQIDYKSRKSIEFKNNIASITYELTGSELVALLYESDEIKKIKPRFNTQQKRSRAVPFYGVYEEADKNGYINLYVERLSSDKEPLTMLDNWEDARNFLYNRVQKFGLCLQKCDLHKTGGPCFNYHIHQCKGACVGIEPIDEYNTRARAAIESFSFQNESFFIVGRGRHEDEKSVVCIEKGRYIGFGYLDTSVEEATHENLRASIRKYPHNQDIQRILCSYVRTNRYDKVIPYQSLSVKTLANDPDYSNM; encoded by the coding sequence ATCCATCACATTTTGTACGCCATAGTTGATATTGAGACCACGGGAGGGCAGCCTGACCGTGACCGGATTACTGAAATTGCTATCGTTTTACATAACGGTAAAGAGATTGTAGAACGCTACGAAACACTGGTCAATCCAGGACGTTCTATTCCCTATGAAATTACTCAGTTGACAGGAATTTCTAATGAAATGGTACGGGATGCACCTCCTTTTTATGAAGTAGCCCGTAAGATTGTAGAACTTACCGAAGGTGCCGTTTTTGTTGCGCATAATGTACGTTTTGATTATTCTTTTATCAAGTCGGCCTTCAAGGACCTGGGATACAATTATCAACGAAAAACATTATGTACAGTACGAATGAGCCGAAAGTCATTTCCGGGTCTACCCTCATATAGTTTAGGCAAGTTGTGTCAGTCTCTTGGTGTTACTATTGAAAATCGCCATAGAGCAATGGGAGATGCTGAAGCTACTGCCGAAGTATTTGGTATGATAATGAATCAACACCAGATTACTGCAACTACTTCTGCTGATGTTGAAGATTGGCTTTCCCTCGAAGTTAAATCACAAACATTACCGCCTCGTATAACAAGAGAACAAGTTCTGGCATTACCTGAAGATACAGGAGTATATTATTTTCATGATGAGCATGGTAAAGTTATGTACGTTGGAAAGAGCATTAACATTCGCAAACGTATCATTCAACATTTTCAGATAGATTATAAGAGTCGTAAATCCATAGAGTTTAAAAACAACATAGCCAGCATTACCTATGAGTTGACAGGGAGCGAATTAGTGGCGTTATTATATGAATCGGATGAAATAAAGAAGATAAAACCGCGCTTTAATACTCAGCAAAAGCGATCACGCGCTGTGCCATTTTATGGAGTATACGAAGAAGCCGATAAAAATGGCTATATTAATTTGTATGTAGAAAGATTGTCTTCAGATAAAGAGCCCTTAACCATGCTGGATAATTGGGAAGATGCTCGCAACTTTTTGTATAATCGGGTTCAGAAGTTTGGATTATGTCTTCAGAAATGTGATTTACATAAGACCGGAGGGCCTTGTTTCAATTATCATATTCATCAGTGTAAAGGAGCTTGTGTAGGAATAGAACCTATAGACGAATACAACACGCGTGCACGAGCTGCCATTGAAAGTTTTAGTTTTCAAAATGAAAGCTTTTTTATAGTTGGAAGGGGCAGACATGAGGATGAAAAATCTGTTGTCTGTATTGAAAAAGGACGATACATAGGATTTGGTTACCTGGATACTTCTGTAGAAGAAGCAACACATGAAAACTTACGGGCAAGCATACGTAAATATCCCCACAATCAGGATATTCAACGTATACTTTGTAGCTATGTACGTACCAATCGATATGATAAGGTAATTCCCTATCAGTCGCTGTCTGTGAAAACTTTAGCAAATGATCCTGATTATTCTAATATGTAA
- a CDS encoding ion channel, whose translation MSKHRRKPHLKEEQREFGFGNKLTDATTRLINKDGSFNVVRNNKILGRYYLDPYHRFITMRWRKFFLIFLLFFFGINGAFAIVYTLLGSEQFQGVSSAGYFSNFWDMYFFSTQTFTTVGYGHIAPIGWLASMIASLESVVGWLSFAIATGLLYGRFARPQARILYSKHAIVSPYKDGMGLMFRIANARNSQLIEVETEVILSLIDKGNGNETPRRKYYNLKLELNRISLLSLSWTVVHSITDSSPLYGITLQDLKDCDAEFWVMIKAFDDTFAQVVYQRTSYSCDEITWGAKFKPMYSPIIGSSKIALELDKISEVEKVDLPELIFEVEEEERGVSDL comes from the coding sequence ATGAGTAAACATCGGCGTAAACCCCACCTCAAAGAAGAACAACGAGAATTTGGATTCGGAAATAAACTTACTGACGCCACTACCAGACTAATTAACAAAGACGGAAGCTTTAATGTTGTTAGAAACAATAAAATATTAGGCCGTTACTATCTGGACCCTTATCATCGCTTTATTACCATGCGATGGCGTAAATTCTTTTTGATATTTCTGCTATTCTTCTTTGGCATAAATGGCGCATTTGCTATAGTCTATACCTTGTTAGGTTCTGAGCAGTTTCAAGGAGTGTCTAGTGCGGGATATTTTAGCAATTTCTGGGATATGTATTTTTTTAGCACACAGACATTTACCACTGTTGGATATGGACATATTGCCCCAATAGGTTGGTTGGCAAGTATGATCGCATCCCTGGAATCAGTGGTTGGATGGCTTTCATTTGCTATTGCAACAGGTTTATTATATGGTCGTTTTGCCCGGCCTCAGGCTCGCATATTATATAGTAAACATGCAATAGTTTCTCCATATAAAGACGGAATGGGCTTAATGTTTCGTATTGCCAATGCACGTAATAGTCAGCTCATTGAAGTTGAAACCGAGGTGATTCTTAGCCTGATTGATAAGGGAAATGGCAATGAAACCCCTCGACGAAAATATTACAATTTAAAACTGGAACTCAATCGTATTAGCCTACTTTCCTTAAGTTGGACAGTTGTTCATTCTATTACAGACTCAAGTCCATTATATGGTATAACATTGCAGGATTTAAAAGATTGTGATGCTGAATTTTGGGTTATGATTAAAGCTTTTGATGATACTTTTGCTCAGGTTGTATATCAGCGGACTTCTTATTCTTGTGATGAGATAACATGGGGTGCAAAGTTCAAACCAATGTATTCTCCAATTATAGGTAGCAGTAAAATTGCTCTGGAGCTTGATAAAATTAGCGAAGTTGAAAAAGTTGATTTGCCTGAGTTGATTTTCGAAGTAGAAGAGGAGGAAAGGGGAGTGTCTGATTTATGA
- a CDS encoding TlpA disulfide reductase family protein, whose amino-acid sequence MKKLLLIIAVILILVSIKETQASVNFINSEPLDSVMSVPAPQFSLKDMSGKVVSLAEYRGKVVVLDFWATWCVPCRNSFPAMQMTMNKYQNDKNVIFLFIDTREKSPNYQSLIGQFLSDNHYDFYVLLDEKGADGIQNKVYKTYQIPGIPTKFVIDGKGIIRFKNIGFDMNKTNEQVVEELAGQIEIAKTTE is encoded by the coding sequence ATGAAAAAACTGTTATTGATTATTGCTGTCATTTTGATTCTTGTTTCAATAAAAGAAACTCAAGCATCTGTAAATTTTATAAATTCAGAGCCGTTGGATTCTGTTATGAGTGTACCTGCACCTCAATTTTCCCTAAAAGATATGAGTGGAAAGGTTGTTTCTCTGGCAGAGTATAGAGGAAAAGTTGTTGTACTGGATTTTTGGGCTACATGGTGTGTCCCATGTCGAAATTCATTCCCCGCAATGCAAATGACAATGAATAAGTATCAAAATGATAAAAATGTAATTTTCCTTTTTATTGATACACGTGAAAAATCTCCAAACTACCAATCATTGATAGGTCAATTTTTATCTGATAATCATTATGACTTCTATGTGTTGCTGGATGAGAAAGGTGCTGATGGAATTCAAAATAAAGTATACAAAACGTATCAGATTCCAGGTATACCAACTAAATTCGTAATAGATGGAAAAGGAATAATCAGATTCAAGAATATAGGCTTTGATATGAATAAAACAAATGAGCAAGTTGTAGAAGAACTTGCTGGACAAATTGAGATTGCCAAGACCACAGAATAG
- the atpC gene encoding ATP synthase F1 subunit epsilon, with protein MQIDIITPDHTVFSGDVVSATFPGTKGSFQVLNNHAPLISTLERGQIKVRTNQDEKSWEVDGGVVEVLNNKITVLAEAILGK; from the coding sequence ATGCAAATAGATATTATTACACCTGATCATACTGTGTTTTCTGGAGATGTTGTTTCAGCAACCTTTCCTGGAACCAAAGGATCTTTTCAGGTATTGAACAACCATGCACCTCTGATTAGTACACTTGAACGTGGACAAATTAAAGTCAGAACAAATCAGGATGAAAAAAGCTGGGAAGTTGATGGTGGTGTTGTTGAGGTACTAAACAATAAAATAACAGTTCTGGCAGAAGCTATACTTGGTAAATAG
- the atpD gene encoding F0F1 ATP synthase subunit beta, with the protein MANETLTQEVPIAASGSTKKVNVGKITQVIGPVVDVSFEAEGSRLPNILDALEVTKANGTKVILECQQHLGEDRVRTIAMESTDGLQRGLDVIDLGTPIEMPTGEGIKGRLFNVVGEAIDGIPQPKSDGGLSIHRPAPKFEDLSTSTEVLYTGIKVIDLIEPYAKGGKIGLFGGAGVGKTVLIQELINNIAKAYAGLSVFAGVGERTREGNDLLREMIEAGIIKYGDAFKHSMEEGGWDLSKVDQQELEKSQATFIFGQMNEPPGARARVALSGLTVAEHFRDGDGTGKGRDILFFIDNIFRFTQAGSEVSALLGRMPSAVGYQPTLATEMGAMQERITSTKRGSITSVQAVYVPADDLTDPAPATTFAHLDATTVLSRQIAALGIYPAVDPLDSTSRILTPEIVGEKHYRTAQRVKEILQRYKELQDIIAILGMDELSEEDKQTVSRARRVQRFLSQPFHVAEQFTGMKGELVSIEDTIKGFNMIMDGELDHLPESAFNLVGTIEQAIAKGEKMLAEAK; encoded by the coding sequence ATGGCAAACGAAACGCTAACGCAAGAGGTACCCATAGCCGCCTCCGGTTCGACAAAAAAAGTTAATGTAGGTAAAATAACACAGGTAATCGGTCCGGTTGTAGACGTAAGCTTTGAAGCAGAAGGCAGTCGCTTACCTAATATTCTGGATGCGTTGGAAGTAACCAAAGCTAACGGAACTAAAGTAATTCTGGAGTGTCAGCAGCATTTGGGAGAAGATCGTGTACGTACTATCGCAATGGAAAGTACAGATGGTCTGCAACGAGGATTGGATGTAATCGATTTAGGAACACCTATCGAAATGCCAACCGGAGAAGGAATCAAAGGTCGCTTGTTTAACGTAGTAGGAGAAGCTATTGACGGTATTCCTCAACCAAAATCAGATGGGGGATTGTCTATTCACCGTCCAGCTCCTAAATTTGAAGATCTGTCTACTTCTACAGAAGTTCTTTATACAGGTATCAAAGTTATCGATCTGATTGAACCTTATGCAAAAGGTGGTAAAATTGGTTTATTTGGTGGTGCGGGTGTTGGTAAAACCGTATTGATCCAGGAATTGATTAACAATATTGCAAAAGCATATGCGGGTCTTTCCGTATTTGCGGGTGTGGGAGAACGTACACGTGAAGGAAATGACTTACTCCGTGAAATGATTGAAGCTGGTATCATCAAATATGGTGATGCATTTAAACATTCTATGGAAGAAGGTGGTTGGGATCTTTCCAAAGTAGATCAGCAGGAACTTGAAAAAAGTCAAGCTACATTCATCTTTGGTCAGATGAATGAACCTCCAGGAGCTCGTGCTCGTGTAGCGCTTTCTGGCTTAACTGTTGCAGAACACTTCCGTGATGGAGATGGTACAGGAAAAGGTCGTGATATTCTATTCTTTATTGATAATATCTTCCGTTTTACTCAAGCTGGATCTGAAGTATCCGCTCTTTTAGGACGTATGCCATCAGCGGTTGGTTATCAACCAACACTGGCTACTGAGATGGGTGCTATGCAGGAACGTATTACATCAACCAAACGTGGTTCTATTACCTCTGTACAAGCGGTATATGTACCTGCTGATGACTTGACTGACCCTGCGCCTGCTACCACATTTGCTCACTTGGATGCTACTACCGTATTGTCTCGTCAGATTGCAGCATTGGGTATCTATCCTGCCGTAGATCCTCTGGATTCAACTTCACGGATTCTTACTCCTGAAATCGTAGGAGAAAAACACTACCGTACAGCACAACGTGTTAAGGAAATTCTACAACGTTACAAAGAATTGCAGGACATTATCGCTATTTTAGGTATGGATGAATTATCTGAAGAAGATAAACAAACTGTATCTCGTGCACGACGTGTACAACGTTTCTTGTCTCAGCCTTTCCACGTAGCAGAGCAATTTACAGGTATGAAAGGTGAGCTGGTAAGCATTGAAGATACTATTAAAGGGTTTAACATGATTATGGATGGAGAATTGGATCATCTGCCAGAATCAGCGTTTAACCTGGTAGGAACAATTGAGCAAGCAATTGCAAAAGGTGAAAAAATGCTGGCAGAAGCCAAGTAA
- a CDS encoding DUF2141 domain-containing protein yields the protein MESSIHITVYNLRNTQGHVLLSVFKSEDGFPNNPAKAVKLVKSKITGDKVEIVLDNMPVGDYAISVMHDENDNGKMDTGAFGIPKEGYGASNDAKAVLGPPSYKDAHFDHQQSTSLKIKMKYF from the coding sequence ATGGAATCTTCAATACATATCACTGTATATAACCTTAGGAATACTCAGGGACATGTTTTATTGTCAGTTTTTAAATCCGAAGACGGATTTCCCAATAATCCTGCAAAGGCTGTAAAACTGGTGAAAAGTAAAATAACCGGAGATAAAGTAGAGATTGTTTTAGACAATATGCCTGTTGGAGACTATGCTATATCTGTAATGCATGATGAGAATGATAATGGTAAAATGGATACTGGAGCATTTGGAATACCTAAAGAGGGATATGGTGCTTCTAATGATGCAAAAGCTGTGTTAGGACCGCCATCCTATAAAGATGCTCATTTTGACCATCAACAATCAACATCTTTAAAAATAAAGATGAAATATTTCTAA
- a CDS encoding TlpA disulfide reductase family protein, translating into MQHIIRLLCFLFIMTYFSACTSTQEKNEDSPAQQTSVETKPKLPNFQVMDLEKKLISISQLPQNRPTIVFFFHPDCEHCQAEATELQKYTDRFVNTNFLMITWDEIPKIRAFMQKYKLKAPITAYKVDNNTLFQTYGVLRLPAVYIYNSQNELVQQFNGEAKIEAILNYIK; encoded by the coding sequence ATGCAACACATCATTCGCCTTCTCTGCTTCTTGTTTATAATGACTTATTTCAGCGCCTGTACTTCAACACAAGAGAAAAACGAGGACTCACCAGCCCAACAAACTTCAGTTGAAACAAAACCCAAATTACCGAACTTCCAGGTAATGGACTTGGAAAAAAAGCTGATCTCAATATCACAGTTACCACAAAACAGACCTACTATCGTATTTTTTTTCCACCCTGATTGTGAACATTGCCAAGCAGAAGCTACTGAACTTCAAAAGTATACAGATCGGTTTGTAAACACCAACTTTCTGATGATTACCTGGGATGAGATTCCTAAAATACGTGCGTTTATGCAAAAGTATAAACTAAAAGCCCCTATTACTGCCTATAAAGTTGACAATAACACTCTGTTTCAAACATATGGAGTTCTCCGTTTACCTGCTGTGTATATATACAATAGTCAGAATGAGTTAGTACAACAATTTAATGGCGAAGCAAAAATTGAAGCTATACTTAATTATATTAAATAA
- a CDS encoding HAMP domain-containing sensor histidine kinase: MKQNFLINLYNDKSQTKIVAILIALLIGGASVFYTNYIVKKLAEHERQEIELYAKALEIITSTDSDNDEGVAINFITEQIIKKNDMIPAIVTDDHDNPISTASASSININFPSKATEDEKKEIMYEELEVMKSQHPPIEINLAGLQQRIFYRNSDVLFQLQYYPYVQLSVIGVFVWLTYLAFSSSRRAEQNRVWVGLAKETAHQLGTPISSLMAWIEYFKSDPQFSHNEAIPELEKDVHKLEMITARFSNIGSVPTLTEENLHDILDNIISYLQSRISSKVKLYLDSDSPNPAPAKINRHLFEWVIENLCKNAVDAMSGGSGEIIITLRNQSNKWVIDISDTGKGISKANLKKVFDAGFSTKKRGWGLGLTLAKRIIENYHQGKIFVKSSEPNKGTTFRILLNI; encoded by the coding sequence ATGAAACAAAACTTTCTGATCAATCTTTACAACGACAAATCACAAACCAAGATAGTTGCTATTCTGATTGCTTTACTTATTGGAGGTGCCTCTGTCTTTTATACTAATTATATTGTAAAAAAACTAGCAGAACATGAACGCCAGGAGATAGAACTTTACGCTAAGGCATTAGAGATTATAACTAGTACAGATAGTGATAATGATGAAGGTGTAGCAATCAATTTTATTACAGAACAAATTATCAAAAAGAATGACATGATTCCAGCTATTGTGACAGATGATCATGACAATCCTATTTCAACAGCTAGTGCATCATCTATCAACATTAATTTTCCATCCAAAGCTACAGAAGATGAAAAAAAGGAAATTATGTATGAAGAACTTGAGGTAATGAAATCTCAGCACCCTCCTATTGAGATTAATCTGGCAGGACTTCAGCAACGCATTTTTTATCGCAATTCAGATGTATTGTTCCAATTACAATATTATCCTTATGTTCAGCTTAGTGTAATTGGTGTATTTGTCTGGCTGACCTATCTTGCTTTCAGTTCTTCTCGTAGGGCCGAACAAAACCGGGTGTGGGTTGGCCTAGCTAAAGAAACAGCACATCAGTTAGGTACACCCATTTCATCGCTGATGGCATGGATTGAATATTTTAAATCTGACCCTCAATTCAGTCATAATGAAGCAATTCCGGAACTTGAAAAAGACGTTCATAAATTGGAAATGATTACAGCTCGTTTTTCAAATATTGGTTCTGTCCCAACCTTAACAGAAGAAAACCTGCATGATATTTTAGATAACATCATCAGTTATCTGCAGAGCAGAATTTCTAGTAAGGTCAAACTATATTTGGATTCTGATTCACCTAATCCTGCTCCAGCCAAAATCAATCGTCATTTATTTGAATGGGTTATTGAGAACCTTTGTAAAAATGCAGTGGATGCCATGAGCGGAGGAAGTGGCGAAATTATCATTACTTTACGAAATCAGTCAAATAAATGGGTTATTGATATATCTGACACGGGAAAAGGGATATCTAAGGCAAATCTGAAAAAAGTGTTTGATGCAGGATTTAGCACTAAAAAAAGAGGCTGGGGATTAGGACTTACACTGGCAAAACGAATAATCGAAAATTACCATCAAGGCAAAATCTTTGTAAAATCATCTGAACCTAATAAAGGTACAACATTCCGAATTTTACTTAATATCTAA
- the hemA gene encoding glutamyl-tRNA reductase: MHQQFKAISISHHTAPIDVRERVALEEQGCKNLLLQAREVLDIAEMLVLSTCNRTEIYYTSAEDRSEDIIKLIGIQKGLDANMYKQYFQSFTDHQVAVRRLFEVSLGIHSQVVGDLQITSQAKHAYQWAADVNMAGPFVHRLMHAIFFANKRVVQETAFRDGAASVSYATVELLEDLTTALIQPKVLVVGLGEIGTDVCKNLAENKHFEVTLCNRTHIKAEELATELNFKVLPFSQVEEKMRQYDVIISSVAKQDPFITQAMIKSWDILSYKFFVDLAVPRSIESTIEEIPGVVLYNIDEIQSRANEALQKRIIAIAHVQEIITEALKDFSDWSREMAVSPTINKLKNALEQIRQEELARHLKGLTPAETERIEQITKGIMQKIIKLPVLQLKAACKRGEAETLIDVLNDLFNLEAQSERELYK; this comes from the coding sequence ATGCACCAACAATTTAAAGCCATCAGTATTTCACATCACACGGCTCCTATTGATGTTAGAGAACGAGTAGCGCTTGAAGAACAAGGATGCAAAAATCTACTTTTGCAAGCTCGTGAGGTGTTAGATATCGCCGAAATGCTGGTTTTATCCACCTGTAATCGTACAGAAATATATTACACATCAGCTGAAGACCGAAGCGAAGATATTATAAAACTTATTGGTATTCAGAAAGGTCTCGATGCTAATATGTATAAGCAATACTTTCAATCTTTTACTGATCACCAGGTAGCTGTTCGTCGTTTATTTGAAGTTTCTTTGGGAATTCATTCTCAGGTGGTAGGTGATCTGCAAATTACAAGTCAGGCCAAACACGCTTACCAATGGGCTGCTGATGTTAATATGGCAGGTCCTTTTGTACATCGTTTAATGCATGCCATTTTCTTTGCAAATAAACGTGTGGTACAGGAAACTGCGTTTCGTGATGGAGCAGCTTCTGTATCCTATGCAACAGTTGAATTGCTTGAAGATTTGACAACTGCATTGATTCAACCCAAAGTGTTGGTTGTGGGATTAGGTGAGATTGGAACAGATGTGTGCAAAAACCTGGCTGAAAATAAGCACTTTGAAGTTACTTTGTGTAACCGTACCCATATCAAGGCTGAAGAATTGGCTACTGAATTGAATTTCAAAGTTCTGCCGTTTTCCCAGGTTGAAGAAAAGATGCGTCAATATGATGTGATTATTAGTTCTGTAGCAAAGCAAGACCCTTTTATTACTCAGGCAATGATTAAGTCTTGGGATATTCTTTCCTATAAATTTTTTGTTGACTTGGCTGTTCCCCGTAGTATTGAATCAACCATAGAAGAAATACCGGGAGTTGTTCTCTATAATATAGATGAAATTCAAAGCCGTGCGAATGAAGCATTACAAAAAAGGATTATAGCAATAGCACATGTACAGGAAATTATTACAGAGGCGTTAAAAGATTTTTCAGATTGGTCAAGAGAGATGGCTGTTTCCCCAACCATCAATAAACTGAAAAATGCATTGGAACAGATCCGCCAAGAAGAGCTGGCACGTCATCTGAAAGGATTAACACCTGCAGAGACAGAAAGGATCGAACAGATTACCAAAGGTATAATGCAAAAGATTATCAAACTTCCGGTGTTGCAGTTAAAAGCTGCTTGTAAACGTGGAGAAGCTGAAACACTTATCGATGTGTTGAATGATTTGTTTAACTTGGAAGCTCAATCAGAAAGAGAATTATATAAATAA
- a CDS encoding DUF6249 domain-containing protein, translating into MGPDVAVFMVPIVSVIGIITMIIFIRYYMNVERMALIQKGIDPFTNKPKGQLNPSVTLRIALLLIGTGVGILLGNFLDEITPLVSQAAYFSMILIFGGAGLLTSYAFELRMAKREEAEAKKEIKYENI; encoded by the coding sequence ATGGGTCCCGATGTAGCCGTCTTTATGGTTCCAATTGTCAGTGTTATTGGCATTATAACAATGATTATCTTTATTCGCTACTACATGAATGTAGAACGAATGGCCTTGATTCAAAAAGGAATTGATCCTTTTACTAATAAACCTAAAGGTCAGTTAAATCCTTCTGTTACACTTAGGATCGCTTTATTGTTGATAGGGACTGGAGTAGGAATTTTGCTAGGCAATTTTCTGGATGAGATCACACCACTTGTATCTCAAGCAGCCTATTTCTCTATGATTCTGATTTTTGGAGGGGCAGGCTTACTGACATCTTATGCATTTGAACTTCGTATGGCAAAGAGAGAAGAAGCTGAAGCAAAAAAAGAAATCAAATACGAAAATATTTAA
- a CDS encoding RNA polymerase sigma factor, giving the protein MKSKSDDITLIDKILLGDQTACRDLVERHKEYAFTIAYRILRNRENAEEAAQDAFIQAFRNLESFNKESKFTTWFYRIIFNAALMLKRKQKDQIEDIETVHTLAAEQTDNDFTKRREQQYYIEKALAHLSSEDAGIIILFYLKEQSLEEIAEITGMTSSNAKVRLHRARQRLALELDSLLKREAKNLL; this is encoded by the coding sequence GTGAAAAGCAAATCGGACGATATAACCTTAATTGACAAGATCCTATTAGGTGATCAGACTGCATGTCGTGACCTGGTAGAACGCCACAAGGAGTATGCATTTACTATTGCATATCGAATTTTGCGAAATCGTGAGAATGCCGAAGAAGCTGCACAAGATGCGTTTATTCAGGCATTCAGAAATCTTGAATCTTTTAATAAGGAATCAAAATTTACTACATGGTTTTATCGTATTATTTTTAATGCAGCGTTAATGCTTAAGCGCAAGCAAAAAGATCAGATTGAAGATATTGAAACAGTTCATACATTAGCTGCAGAACAAACAGACAACGACTTTACAAAACGTAGAGAACAACAATATTATATTGAAAAGGCATTGGCACACCTGTCTTCGGAAGATGCTGGAATAATTATCCTTTTTTATTTGAAAGAACAATCTTTGGAAGAAATCGCTGAAATTACAGGAATGACATCCAGCAATGCAAAAGTAAGATTGCACAGAGCTCGTCAACGCCTGGCTTTGGAATTGGATAGTTTATTAAAGCGGGAAGCAAAAAATTTATTATGA
- a CDS encoding DMT family transporter: MTYLKLVLVSLFWAGGFIAGKILVNGEVGPYTAATNRFLIASICLMTILYQVEKRFPKLTLRQWLLVLVLGLSGVFLYNIFFFNGLRYIPASRASLIVAITPAVTASLSAIFFKERITPLRWIGILISIVGAMIVISHGELVSLLNGGITLGDVLIFGCVITWAIYTLVGKLALVDLSPLVVAAYSSCIGLFTLGILGISEGALHSFTQLSWQLWAAILFMAIFSTALGYIWFYEGVRSIGPSQAAVFGNLVPVFAVLLAVMILNENVDVYMIGGGLLVLAGVSLTNRRNTQDNVK, from the coding sequence ATGACATATTTAAAACTTGTACTTGTTTCATTGTTTTGGGCAGGGGGATTTATTGCCGGAAAAATACTTGTGAATGGTGAGGTAGGACCTTATACTGCAGCAACCAATCGTTTTTTGATTGCATCCATTTGTCTGATGACAATTCTATATCAGGTTGAAAAGAGGTTTCCTAAACTTACCTTGAGGCAATGGTTGCTGGTTTTGGTTTTGGGACTTAGTGGTGTTTTCTTATATAATATCTTCTTCTTTAATGGGTTACGATACATACCCGCTAGCCGTGCTTCTTTAATTGTAGCTATTACACCTGCTGTAACTGCCTCATTAAGTGCTATTTTTTTTAAAGAGAGAATTACCCCGTTACGTTGGATTGGTATTCTAATTTCTATTGTAGGAGCAATGATTGTTATTTCACATGGAGAGTTGGTTTCTCTGTTGAATGGTGGAATTACTTTGGGGGATGTATTAATTTTTGGTTGTGTAATTACCTGGGCTATTTATACTTTAGTAGGCAAATTAGCTCTCGTGGATCTGTCTCCTTTGGTTGTTGCTGCTTATTCTTCTTGTATTGGCTTATTTACATTAGGTATTCTGGGAATTTCAGAAGGCGCATTACATTCTTTTACACAACTGAGCTGGCAATTATGGGCAGCTATTCTATTTATGGCAATTTTTAGTACTGCTTTGGGATATATATGGTTTTATGAAGGTGTACGATCTATTGGTCCATCACAGGCTGCTGTTTTTGGAAATCTGGTTCCTGTTTTTGCTGTATTGCTGGCTGTAATGATATTAAATGAAAATGTAGATGTTTATATGATAGGAGGGGGGCTACTTGTATTGGCAGGTGTATCACTTACTAATCGAAGGAATACTCAGGATAATGTTAAATAA